The following are encoded together in the Scomber scombrus chromosome 7, fScoSco1.1, whole genome shotgun sequence genome:
- the LOC133983887 gene encoding RIIa domain-containing protein 1, which translates to MMAGKDGLVKLDVGVLSAEQQEKLRQFKIKTRIENEKYLRSHPEVEVLIGDFLRDVLLKRPADIREFAADHFTNPNLHVVIGSKMKGNSDME; encoded by the exons ATGATGGCTGGAAAAGACGGTTTGGTGAAATTGGACGTGGGTGTGTTGAGCGCTgagcagcaagaaaaactgcGACAGTTCAAG ATAAAGACGAGAATCGAAAACGAGAAGTATTTGAGGTCGCATCCAGAAGTGGAGGTTCTGATAGGTGACTTTCTGAG AGACGTGCTTCTTAAAAGGCCTGCTGACATTCGTGAATTTGCTGCAG ATCACTTCACCAACCCAAACCTCCACGTGGTTATCGGCTCcaaaatgaaaggaaacagtGACATGGAGTGA
- the il6r gene encoding interleukin-6 receptor subunit alpha isoform X2 — translation MMKREPDLHQKEKLKRKDIERGSSEGVDPPPGVLVLSTGSKLVLTCSGLVKVDGVNVNINRKSSNTNRGESSSNAIPTTAKTVSNTGVSVKSDRNTISKGYHTQTTEAGVNTVTEENKHLGYTGTGYTTYPPSQTVQLTNVSRLLMGESNWQGEDMDGEGEYDDEEEEEGEEGSRVTRGIKSRPQWKWNGRSVGKGDRDWGEVTFEKRGATLSLASVRPTDSGNYTCYHRGRERLSLKVTIADPPETPRLFCYKKSPNSKIRCEWTPQRPVTKRLNCYLLLRKGPAETFLPLQCSFSSRCWCALDHNEDELRTLHMAYLCVTNMAGNATSTVLTFTPMDILKPDPPSGVSVQQEEGEETRIKVTWNLPISWKRQDKYYELVYELKYQPSSFSHGQTRMINGGRSYKTSYTITDAMPGVEYLIQLRTKDEYDGQWSDWSTSICGSSWTAPPTDELLTTTMFPTVEGSGTDGFLTSEVPESESRGEYDAVELPHHVLWISGSFALLSVILAVYVFRHKDRFMSKLHRLNVITQCGDTSQPPTSAPTAPEGQALMTFSPPQYKEPRMSEGQEREEENEEEHTANARTEAMHFNNNSYFLVQKE, via the exons ATGATGAAGAGAGAGCCTGATTTACACCAGAAAGAGaaactgaagaggaaagacaTTGAAAGAGGAAGCTCAGAAGGAGTTG aCCCTCCCCCTGGTGTGTTGGTTTTATCCACCGGCAGTAAGTTGGTTTTGACCTGCAGCGGTCTTGTGAAGGTGGACGGAGTAAATGTCAACATTAACAGAAAAAGCTCAAACACCAACAGAGGAGAGAGTTCTTCCAATGCAATCCCAACCACCGCAAAAACTGTAAGCAACACTGGGGTTTCAGTGAAAAGTGATAGAAATACTATAAGTAAGGGATACCACACTCAAACTACTGAGGCAGGAGTCAACACTGtgacagaggaaaacaaacatcttGGATATACAGGTACGGGATACACAACCTATCCACCGTCTCAAACAGTCCAGCTGACCAATGTGAGCAGGCTGCTGATGGGTGAATCCAACTGGCAGGGTGAAGACATGGACGGCGAGGGTGAATATgatgacgaggaggaggaggaaggtgaggaAGGGAGCAGGGTGACAAGGGGCATAAAATCGAGGCCTCAGTGGAAGTGGAATGGGAGGTCAGTGGGGAAAGGAGACAGAGACTGGGGAGAAGTTACATTTGAGAAGAGAGGGGCCACACTCTCTCTGGCCTCAGTAAGACCGACAGACTCTGGAAATTACACGTGTTAtcacagaggcagagagaggctCTCCTTGAAAGTAACCATTGCAG ATCCGCCTGAGACTCCCAGACTGTTCTGCTACAAAAAGTCGCCCAACAGTAAGATTCGCTGTGAATGGACACCTCAGAGGCCTGTTACTAAACGCCTTAACTGTTACCTCTTACTCAGAAAAGG ccCAGCAGAGACATTCCTTCCTTTGCAGTGCTCATTCTCATCTCGATGTTGGTGTGCGCTTGACCACAATGAGGACGAGCTAAGAACCCTTCATATGGCTTACTTGTGTGTTACGAACATGGCAGGCAATGCCACCAGCACTGTCCTGACTTTTACACCTATGGACATTT TAAAGCCTGACCCTCCATCAGGTGTGTCCGTCCaacaggaggagggagaggagacgaGGATAAAGGTCACCTGGAACCTCCCAATATCCTGGAAGCGTCAAGACAAATATTATGAATTAGTTTATGAGCTAAAATACCAACCATCCTCATTTTCTCATGGACAG ACAAGGATGATCAATGGTGGACGCTCCTACAAAACATCCTACACTATCACTGATGCAATGCCTGGTGTTGAGTACCTGATACAGCTCAGGACTAAGGACGAATATGATGGTCAGTGGAGTGACTGGAGTACATCGATCTGTGGCAGCAGTTGGACAG CTCCACCAACAGACGAGTTGCTGACTACCACAATG TTTCCAACAGTAGAAGGCTCTGGTACAGATGGCTTTCTCACTTCTGAAG TTCCTGAATCAGAGAGTAGAGGTGAATACGACGCAGTGGAGCTGCCCCATCATGTCCTGTGGATCTCCGGTTCATTTGCTCTCTTGTCAGTCATTTTGGCCGTCTACGTGTTCAG ACACAAGGACAGATTCATGTCTAAACTCCACAGGCTGAATGTCATCACCCAGTGTGGTGACACGTCTCAGCCTCCAACCTCCGCCCCAACAGCTCCAGAGGGGCAAGCTCTGATGACCTTTTCCCCTCCACAGTACAAAGAGCCCAGAATGAGCGAAGGacaagaaagggaagaagaaaatgaggaagAACATACAGCAAATGCAAGGACAGAAGCCATGCATTTCAACAACAATAGTTATTTCTTGGTCCAGAAAGAGTAA
- the il6r gene encoding interleukin-6 receptor subunit alpha isoform X1 produces MRTFLPFLCVLCVTPVHNFLDGTCLSKDPPPGVLVLSTGSKLVLTCSGLVKVDGVNVNINRKSSNTNRGESSSNAIPTTAKTVSNTGVSVKSDRNTISKGYHTQTTEAGVNTVTEENKHLGYTGTGYTTYPPSQTVQLTNVSRLLMGESNWQGEDMDGEGEYDDEEEEEGEEGSRVTRGIKSRPQWKWNGRSVGKGDRDWGEVTFEKRGATLSLASVRPTDSGNYTCYHRGRERLSLKVTIADPPETPRLFCYKKSPNSKIRCEWTPQRPVTKRLNCYLLLRKGPAETFLPLQCSFSSRCWCALDHNEDELRTLHMAYLCVTNMAGNATSTVLTFTPMDILKPDPPSGVSVQQEEGEETRIKVTWNLPISWKRQDKYYELVYELKYQPSSFSHGQTRMINGGRSYKTSYTITDAMPGVEYLIQLRTKDEYDGQWSDWSTSICGSSWTAPPTDELLTTTMFPTVEGSGTDGFLTSEVPESESRGEYDAVELPHHVLWISGSFALLSVILAVYVFRHKDRFMSKLHRLNVITQCGDTSQPPTSAPTAPEGQALMTFSPPQYKEPRMSEGQEREEENEEEHTANARTEAMHFNNNSYFLVQKE; encoded by the exons ATGCGgacttttctcccttttctgtGTGTCCTGTGCGTCACACCGGTACACAACTTTCTCGACGGGACCTGCCTCAGTAAAG aCCCTCCCCCTGGTGTGTTGGTTTTATCCACCGGCAGTAAGTTGGTTTTGACCTGCAGCGGTCTTGTGAAGGTGGACGGAGTAAATGTCAACATTAACAGAAAAAGCTCAAACACCAACAGAGGAGAGAGTTCTTCCAATGCAATCCCAACCACCGCAAAAACTGTAAGCAACACTGGGGTTTCAGTGAAAAGTGATAGAAATACTATAAGTAAGGGATACCACACTCAAACTACTGAGGCAGGAGTCAACACTGtgacagaggaaaacaaacatcttGGATATACAGGTACGGGATACACAACCTATCCACCGTCTCAAACAGTCCAGCTGACCAATGTGAGCAGGCTGCTGATGGGTGAATCCAACTGGCAGGGTGAAGACATGGACGGCGAGGGTGAATATgatgacgaggaggaggaggaaggtgaggaAGGGAGCAGGGTGACAAGGGGCATAAAATCGAGGCCTCAGTGGAAGTGGAATGGGAGGTCAGTGGGGAAAGGAGACAGAGACTGGGGAGAAGTTACATTTGAGAAGAGAGGGGCCACACTCTCTCTGGCCTCAGTAAGACCGACAGACTCTGGAAATTACACGTGTTAtcacagaggcagagagaggctCTCCTTGAAAGTAACCATTGCAG ATCCGCCTGAGACTCCCAGACTGTTCTGCTACAAAAAGTCGCCCAACAGTAAGATTCGCTGTGAATGGACACCTCAGAGGCCTGTTACTAAACGCCTTAACTGTTACCTCTTACTCAGAAAAGG ccCAGCAGAGACATTCCTTCCTTTGCAGTGCTCATTCTCATCTCGATGTTGGTGTGCGCTTGACCACAATGAGGACGAGCTAAGAACCCTTCATATGGCTTACTTGTGTGTTACGAACATGGCAGGCAATGCCACCAGCACTGTCCTGACTTTTACACCTATGGACATTT TAAAGCCTGACCCTCCATCAGGTGTGTCCGTCCaacaggaggagggagaggagacgaGGATAAAGGTCACCTGGAACCTCCCAATATCCTGGAAGCGTCAAGACAAATATTATGAATTAGTTTATGAGCTAAAATACCAACCATCCTCATTTTCTCATGGACAG ACAAGGATGATCAATGGTGGACGCTCCTACAAAACATCCTACACTATCACTGATGCAATGCCTGGTGTTGAGTACCTGATACAGCTCAGGACTAAGGACGAATATGATGGTCAGTGGAGTGACTGGAGTACATCGATCTGTGGCAGCAGTTGGACAG CTCCACCAACAGACGAGTTGCTGACTACCACAATG TTTCCAACAGTAGAAGGCTCTGGTACAGATGGCTTTCTCACTTCTGAAG TTCCTGAATCAGAGAGTAGAGGTGAATACGACGCAGTGGAGCTGCCCCATCATGTCCTGTGGATCTCCGGTTCATTTGCTCTCTTGTCAGTCATTTTGGCCGTCTACGTGTTCAG ACACAAGGACAGATTCATGTCTAAACTCCACAGGCTGAATGTCATCACCCAGTGTGGTGACACGTCTCAGCCTCCAACCTCCGCCCCAACAGCTCCAGAGGGGCAAGCTCTGATGACCTTTTCCCCTCCACAGTACAAAGAGCCCAGAATGAGCGAAGGacaagaaagggaagaagaaaatgaggaagAACATACAGCAAATGCAAGGACAGAAGCCATGCATTTCAACAACAATAGTTATTTCTTGGTCCAGAAAGAGTAA
- the il6r gene encoding interleukin-6 receptor subunit alpha isoform X3 codes for MRTFLPFLCVLCVTPVHNFLDGTCLSKDPPPGVLVLSTGSKLVLTCSGLVKVDGVNVNINRKSSNTNRGESSSNAIPTTAKTVSNTGVSVKSDRNTISKGYHTQTTEAGVNTVTEENKHLGYTGTGYTTYPPSQTVQLTNVSRLLMGESNWQGEDMDGEGEYDDEEEEEGEEGSRVTRGIKSRPQWKWNGRSVGKGDRDWGEVTFEKRGATLSLASVRPTDSGNYTCYHRGRERLSLKVTIADPPETPRLFCYKKSPNSKIRCEWTPQRPVTKRLNCYLLLRKGPAETFLPLQCSFSSRCWCALDHNEDELRTLHMAYLCVTNMAGNATSTVLTFTPMDILKPDPPSGVSVQQEEGEETRIKVTWNLPISWKRQDKYYELVYELKYQPSSFSHGQTRMINGGRSYKTSYTITDAMPGVEYLIQLRTKDEYDGQWSDWSTSICGSSWTAPPTDELLTTTMFPTVEGSGTDGFLTSEAGSRVIIITEAQQRNKPQETWLNTYIHTQTLKPNIYFDGCYSRSIRISHSPPLSLHQFLNQRVEVNTTQWSCPIMSCGSPVHLLSCQSFWPSTCSDTRTDSCLNSTG; via the exons ATGCGgacttttctcccttttctgtGTGTCCTGTGCGTCACACCGGTACACAACTTTCTCGACGGGACCTGCCTCAGTAAAG aCCCTCCCCCTGGTGTGTTGGTTTTATCCACCGGCAGTAAGTTGGTTTTGACCTGCAGCGGTCTTGTGAAGGTGGACGGAGTAAATGTCAACATTAACAGAAAAAGCTCAAACACCAACAGAGGAGAGAGTTCTTCCAATGCAATCCCAACCACCGCAAAAACTGTAAGCAACACTGGGGTTTCAGTGAAAAGTGATAGAAATACTATAAGTAAGGGATACCACACTCAAACTACTGAGGCAGGAGTCAACACTGtgacagaggaaaacaaacatcttGGATATACAGGTACGGGATACACAACCTATCCACCGTCTCAAACAGTCCAGCTGACCAATGTGAGCAGGCTGCTGATGGGTGAATCCAACTGGCAGGGTGAAGACATGGACGGCGAGGGTGAATATgatgacgaggaggaggaggaaggtgaggaAGGGAGCAGGGTGACAAGGGGCATAAAATCGAGGCCTCAGTGGAAGTGGAATGGGAGGTCAGTGGGGAAAGGAGACAGAGACTGGGGAGAAGTTACATTTGAGAAGAGAGGGGCCACACTCTCTCTGGCCTCAGTAAGACCGACAGACTCTGGAAATTACACGTGTTAtcacagaggcagagagaggctCTCCTTGAAAGTAACCATTGCAG ATCCGCCTGAGACTCCCAGACTGTTCTGCTACAAAAAGTCGCCCAACAGTAAGATTCGCTGTGAATGGACACCTCAGAGGCCTGTTACTAAACGCCTTAACTGTTACCTCTTACTCAGAAAAGG ccCAGCAGAGACATTCCTTCCTTTGCAGTGCTCATTCTCATCTCGATGTTGGTGTGCGCTTGACCACAATGAGGACGAGCTAAGAACCCTTCATATGGCTTACTTGTGTGTTACGAACATGGCAGGCAATGCCACCAGCACTGTCCTGACTTTTACACCTATGGACATTT TAAAGCCTGACCCTCCATCAGGTGTGTCCGTCCaacaggaggagggagaggagacgaGGATAAAGGTCACCTGGAACCTCCCAATATCCTGGAAGCGTCAAGACAAATATTATGAATTAGTTTATGAGCTAAAATACCAACCATCCTCATTTTCTCATGGACAG ACAAGGATGATCAATGGTGGACGCTCCTACAAAACATCCTACACTATCACTGATGCAATGCCTGGTGTTGAGTACCTGATACAGCTCAGGACTAAGGACGAATATGATGGTCAGTGGAGTGACTGGAGTACATCGATCTGTGGCAGCAGTTGGACAG CTCCACCAACAGACGAGTTGCTGACTACCACAATG TTTCCAACAGTAGAAGGCTCTGGTACAGATGGCTTTCTCACTTCTGAAG CAGGAAGCCGTGTCATCATAATAACTGAGGCTCAACAACGAAACAAGCCACAGGAAACATGGctcaacacatacatacacacacagacactcaaaccaaatatatattttgatggATGTTATTCACGGTCAATTAGGATTTCTCACAGTCCTCCTCTGTCTTTACACCAGTTCCTGAATCAGAGAGTAGAGGTGAATACGACGCAGTGGAGCTGCCCCATCATGTCCTGTGGATCTCCGGTTCATTTGCTCTCTTGTCAGTCATTTTGGCCGTCTACGTGTTCAG ACACAAGGACAGATTCATGTCTAAACTCCACAGGCTGA